One segment of Mugil cephalus isolate CIBA_MC_2020 chromosome 14, CIBA_Mcephalus_1.1, whole genome shotgun sequence DNA contains the following:
- the LOC125020220 gene encoding uncharacterized protein LOC125020220 isoform X1, with protein sequence MMSPSRTELEEALCHYMTHTLNNINIVRDFYEGFSIWKDKRCKEINRMNGIKDRADGLKFSHVIKSEHKCCAFCNFLSLNFRQLCADRCEELRQELDGVLKKTLEGLENLHGFLDAVERLAVTSPNIFMENQVLRLPEDFRHVQVVITAATEICPRLLVFKRDAKVFFTPKLQNVEVLIYQLDKYVQITKKICKTLEKRCLKVFGMKLTNKPVIDMNVDLSEEEIQRMLHHINHLCEIREDQNFRTVFLFQDVYYSDFIQEFNEQQPRMLQFLAKLDKAADQLEKIKKRSTISSLTGSSVGAVGGVLSIVGLALLSSALINSGAVLGVISGVIGIVTTAIEALGNYVQHVKADEASQSFMEGVKCLQDCLEDMIKQPIPSLEASTLDGTLAATKIVLKVRGIGKVVDVILDAASAVKQVALDFDIGLIRLNALFIGMDIFFICKDIVSLTKGSKSEVSHFIRARAELWKSEMESWKKIHDCLDKGLQTSEEKRAVLEKPFYHLGNSLNLVTSKLKSKRVGKDH encoded by the exons ATGATGTCTCCATCAAG GACTGAACTAGAGGAAGCCTTGTGTCACTACATGACACACACcctcaacaacatcaacataGTGAGAGATTTCTATGAGGGGTTCTCTATATGGAAGGACAAGAGGTGCAAGGAAATCAACAGGATGAATGGCATCAAAGACAGGGCTGACGGACTGAAATTCAGTCATGTTATAAAGTCAGAACACAAATGCTGCGCCTTTTGTAATTTTTTGAGCCTCAACTTCAGGCAGTTGTGTGCAGACAGGTGTGAAGAGTTGAGACAGGAGCTGGATGGAGTGTTGAAGAAAACCCTGGAAGGTCTGGAGAACCTCCACGGCTTCCTGGATGCAGTGGAGAGGCTGGCTGTCACCTCACCAAACATTTTCATGGAGAACCAGGTGTTACGCCTCCCTGAAGACTTCAGACATGTTCAGGTTGTCATCACTGCTGCAACAGAAATCTGCCCTCGTCTGCTAGTGTTTAAAAGAGATGCCAAAGTCTTCTTCACTCCCAAACTTCAGAATGTTGAAGTGTTGATATATCAACTGGACAAATACGTGCAGATCACCAAGAAGATCTGTAAGACGTTGGAGAAAAG ATGCTTGAAGGTATTTGGCATGAAGCTGACCAACAAACCTGTGATAGACATGAATGTGGATTTGTCTGAAGAAGAGATTCAGAGGATGCTGCATCACATTAACCATCTTTGTGAAATCAG AGAAGACCAGAACTTCCGCACAGTCTTCTTGTTCCAGGATGTGTATTATTCTGATTTCATCCAGGAGTTCAATGAGCAACAGCCCAGGATGCTGCAGTTTCTAGCTAAGCTGGATAAAGCTGCTGATCAgctggaaaaaattaaaaaaagatcaacgATCTCCAGTTTGACAGGCAGCTCAGTGGGGGCAGTTGGAGGTGTGCTGTCCATCGTTGGGTTGGCATTATTATCTTCAGCTTTGATTAATTCTGGTGCAGTGTTGGGAGTCATAAGCGGTGTCATTGGTATTGTCACCACTGCCATAGAGGCTTTAGGTAATTATGTGCAACACGTTAAAGCCGACGAAGCCTCTCAGAGCTTCATGGAAGGTGTGAAGTGTCTGCAAGATTGTCTGGAGGACATGATCAAACAACCAATCCCAAGTCTAGAAGCAAGTACATTAGATGGGACCTTAGCAGCAACCAAGATTGTTTTAAAGGTTCGTGGTATTGGAAAGGTTGTTGATGTTATTCTTGATGCTGCCTCTGCTGTTAAGCAGGTGGCCTTAGACTTTGACATAGGTCTCATCCGTTTGAATGCTCTCTTCATTGGCATGGATATATTCTTTATATGTAAAGACATTGTCAGTCTGACCAAAGGCTCCAAGTCTGAAGTCTCACATTTCATCAGAGCCAGAGCTGAACTTTGGAAATCTGAGATGGAGTCATGGAAGAAGATCCACGATTGTCTGGACAAAGGTCTGCAAACATCAGAGGAAAAGCGTGCTGTCCTGGAGAAACCATTTTATCATTTAGGAAATTCACTGAATCTGGTCACATCCAAACTGAAATCAAAGAGAGTCGGTAAAGATCATTGA
- the LOC125020220 gene encoding uncharacterized protein LOC125020220 isoform X2, translating into MMSPSRTELEEALCHYMTHTLNNINIVRDFYEGFSIWKDKRCKEINRMNGIKDRADGLKFSHVIKSEHKCCAFCNFLSLNFRQLCADRCEELRQELDGVLKKTLEGLENLHGFLDAVERLAVTSPNIFMENQVLRLPEDFRHVQVVITAATEICPRLLVFKRDAKVFFTPKLQNVEVLIYQLDKYVQITKKICKTLEKRCLKVFGMKLTNKPVIDMNVDLSEEEIQRMLHHINHLCEIREDQNFRTVFLFQDVYYSDFIQEFNEQQPRMLQFLAKLDKAADQLEKIKKRSTISSLTGSSVGAVGGVLSIVGLALLSSALINSGAVLGVISGVIGIVTTAIEALGNYVQHVKADEASQSFMEGVKCLQDCLEDMIKQPIPSLEASTLDGTLAATKIVLKSQS; encoded by the exons ATGATGTCTCCATCAAG GACTGAACTAGAGGAAGCCTTGTGTCACTACATGACACACACcctcaacaacatcaacataGTGAGAGATTTCTATGAGGGGTTCTCTATATGGAAGGACAAGAGGTGCAAGGAAATCAACAGGATGAATGGCATCAAAGACAGGGCTGACGGACTGAAATTCAGTCATGTTATAAAGTCAGAACACAAATGCTGCGCCTTTTGTAATTTTTTGAGCCTCAACTTCAGGCAGTTGTGTGCAGACAGGTGTGAAGAGTTGAGACAGGAGCTGGATGGAGTGTTGAAGAAAACCCTGGAAGGTCTGGAGAACCTCCACGGCTTCCTGGATGCAGTGGAGAGGCTGGCTGTCACCTCACCAAACATTTTCATGGAGAACCAGGTGTTACGCCTCCCTGAAGACTTCAGACATGTTCAGGTTGTCATCACTGCTGCAACAGAAATCTGCCCTCGTCTGCTAGTGTTTAAAAGAGATGCCAAAGTCTTCTTCACTCCCAAACTTCAGAATGTTGAAGTGTTGATATATCAACTGGACAAATACGTGCAGATCACCAAGAAGATCTGTAAGACGTTGGAGAAAAG ATGCTTGAAGGTATTTGGCATGAAGCTGACCAACAAACCTGTGATAGACATGAATGTGGATTTGTCTGAAGAAGAGATTCAGAGGATGCTGCATCACATTAACCATCTTTGTGAAATCAG AGAAGACCAGAACTTCCGCACAGTCTTCTTGTTCCAGGATGTGTATTATTCTGATTTCATCCAGGAGTTCAATGAGCAACAGCCCAGGATGCTGCAGTTTCTAGCTAAGCTGGATAAAGCTGCTGATCAgctggaaaaaattaaaaaaagatcaacgATCTCCAGTTTGACAGGCAGCTCAGTGGGGGCAGTTGGAGGTGTGCTGTCCATCGTTGGGTTGGCATTATTATCTTCAGCTTTGATTAATTCTGGTGCAGTGTTGGGAGTCATAAGCGGTGTCATTGGTATTGTCACCACTGCCATAGAGGCTTTAGGTAATTATGTGCAACACGTTAAAGCCGACGAAGCCTCTCAGAGCTTCATGGAAGGTGTGAAGTGTCTGCAAGATTGTCTGGAGGACATGATCAAACAACCAATCCCAAGTCTAGAAGCAAGTACATTAGATGGGACCTTAGCAGCAACCAAGATTGTTTTAAAG AGCCAGAGCTGA
- the LOC125019531 gene encoding uncharacterized protein LOC125019531 has translation MMSPSRTELEEALCHYMTHTLNNINIVRDFCEGFSIWKKRRCEEINSMNGIKDRADELKFSHVMKSKHKSKAFRNFLSLNLRQLCADRHIELGQELDGVLKKTLEGLENLHGFLDAVERLAVTSPHIFMENQVLRLPEDFRHVQVVITAATEICPRLLVFKRDAKVFFTPKLQNAEVLIYQLDKYVQITKKICKTLEERCLKVFGLKLTNKPVIDTNVDLSEEEIQRMLHDVNHLREIREDQNFRTVFLFQDVYYSDFIHEFNDQQPKMLQFLEKLEEAAVRLDKIKKRSTISSVTGSSVGAVGGVLSIVGLKLLCSALIIFGAVLGVISGAIGIVTTAIEALGNYEQQVKADEASQSFMEGVKCLQDCLEDMIKQPIPSLEANTLDGTLAATKIVYKVRGIGKVVDVILDAASAVKQVALDFDIGLILSNALFLVMDIFFICIDSVSLTKGAKSEVSQFIRARAELWSSEMESWKKIRDCLDKGLQTSEEKCAVLEKPFII, from the exons ATGATGTCTCCATCAAG GACTGAACTAGAGGAAGCCTTGTGTCACTACATGACACACACcctcaacaacatcaacataGTTAGAGATTTCTGTGAGGGGTTCTCTATATGGAAGAAAAGGAGGTGCGAGGAAATCAACAGCATGAATGGCATCAAAGACAGGGCTGACGAACTGAAATTCAGTCATGTTATGAagtcaaaacacaaaagcaaagccTTTCGGAATTTTTTGAGCCTCAACTTGAGGCAGTTGTGTGCAGACAGGCATATAGAGCTGGGACAGGAGCTGGATGGAGTGTTGAAGAAAACCCTGGAAGGTCTGGAGAACCTCCACGGCTTCCTGGATGCAGTGGAGAGGCTGGCTGTCACCTCACCACACATTTTCATGGAGAACCAGGTGTTACGCCTCCCTGAAGACTTCAGACATGTTCAGGTTGTCATCACTGCTGCAACAGAAATCTGCCCTCGTCTGCTAGTGTTTAAAAGAGATGCCAAAGTCTTCTTCACTCCCAAACTTCAGAATGCTGAAGTGTTGATATATCAACTGGACAAATATGTGCAGATCACCAAGAAGATCTGTAAGACGTTGGAGGAAAG ATGCTTGAAGGTATTTGGCCTGAAGCTGACCAACAAACCTGTGATAGACACGAATGTGGATTTGTCTGAAGAAGAGATTCAGAGGATGCTGCATGACGTTAACCATCTTCGTGAAATCAG AGAAGACCAGAACTTCCGCACAGTCTTCTTGTTCCAGGACGTGTATTATTCTGATTTCATCCATGAGTTCAATGACCAACAGCCCAAGATGCTGCAGTTTCTAGAGAAGCTGGAGGAAGCTGCTGTTCGCCtggacaaaattaaaaaaagatcaacgATCTCCAGTGTGACAGGCAGCTCAGTGGGGGCAGTTGGAGGTGTGCTGTCCATCGTTGGGTTGAAATTATTATGTTCAGCTTTGATTATTTTTGGTGCAGTGTTGGGAGTCATAAGCGGTGCCATTGGTATTGTCACCACTGCCATAGAGGCTTTAGGTAATTATGAACAACAAGTTAAAGCCGACGAAGCCTCTCAGAGCTTTATGGAAGGTGTGAAGTGTCTGCAAGATTGTCTGGAGGACATGATCAAACAACCAATCCCAAGTCTAGAAGCAAATACATTAGATGGGACCTTAGCAGCAACCAAGATTGTTTATAAGGTTCGTGGTATTGGAAAGGTTGTTGATGTTATTCTTGACGCTGCCTCTGCTGTTAAGCAGGTGGCCTTAGACTTTGACATAGGTCTCATCCTTTCGAATGCTCTCTTCCTTGTCATGGATATATTCTTTATATGTATAGACAGTGTCAGTCTGACCAAAGGCGCCAAGTCTGAAGTCTCACAATTCATCAGAGCCAGAGCTGAACTTTGGAGCTCTGAGATGGAGTCATGGAAGAAGATCCGCGATTGTCTGGACAAAGGTCTGCAAACATCAGAGGAAAAGTGTGCTGTCCTGGAGAAACCATTTATCATTTAG
- the LOC125019530 gene encoding uncharacterized protein LOC125019530 has translation MSPARTELEEALCRYMTHALIYINILRGFCEGFSIWKDWRDEEINSMKVIKDRADELKFSHVRESEDKGKAFQKYMKSNLRHVFADRCEELRQELGGVLKKTLEGLEKLDCFLDAVERLAVTSPHIFMENQVLRLPEDFRHVQVVITGARQVCPRLLEFKRDAKDFFTPKLQNVDVLIYQLGKYVQTTQEICEELEKRCLKVFGLKLTNKPVIDMNVDLSEEEIQRMLHHINHLREIREDQNFRTVFLFQDVSCSDFIHEFNERQPSMLQFLEKLEEAAVQLDKMKKGSKISSVTGSSVGAVAGVLSIVGLALIPVTAGVSSALIISGLALGVTSGVNSIVTTATEGAVNYKQQNKADDVYQSFMEDVKCLQDCLEEATTQPIPSLEASTLDGALPAVKIVLNVPSIGKAVDSIVDAASAVKLVALDRALFIGANALFIGMDIFFICKDSVSLSKGAKSEVSQFIRARAELWSSEMESWKKIRDCLDKGLQTSEEKRAVLEKPFYHLGNSLNLVTPKLKSKRVGKDH, from the exons ATGTCTCCAGCAAG GACTGAACTAGAGGAAGCCTTGTGTCGCTACATGACGCACGCCCTCATCTACATCAACATACTGAGAGGATTCTGTGAGGGGTTCTCTATATGGAAAGACTGGAGAGACGAGGAAATCAACAGCATGAAGGTCATCAAAGACAGGGCTGATGAACTGAAATTCAGTCATGTTAGAGAGTCAGAAGACAAAGGCAAGGCCTTTCAGAAATATATGAAGAGCAACTTGAGGCATGTGTTTGCAGACAGGTGTGAAGAGTTGAGACAGGAGCTGGGTGGAGTGTTGAAGAAAACCCTGGAAGGTCTGGAGAAGCTCGACTGCTTCCTGGATGCAGTGGAGAGGCTGGCTGTCACCTCACCACACATCTTCATGGAGAACCAGGTGTTACGCCTCCCTGAAGACTTCAGACATGTTCAGGTTGTTATCACTGGTGCGAGACAAGTCTGCCCTCGTCTGCTAGAGTTTAAAAGAGATGCCAAAGACTTCTTCACTCCCAAACTTCAGAATGTTGACGTGTTGATATATCAGCTGGGCAAATACGTGCAGACCACCCAGGAGATCTGTGAGGAGTTGGAGAAAAG ATGCTTGAAGGTATTTGGCCTGAAGCTGACCAACAAACCTGTGATAGACATGAATGTGGATTTGTCTGAAGAAGAGATTCAGAGGATGCTGCATCACATTAACCATCTTCGTGAAATCAG aGAAGACCAGAACTTCCGCACAGTCTTCTTGTTCCAGGACGTGTCTTGTTCTGACTTCATCCATGAGTTCAACGAGCGACAGCCCAGTATGCTGCAGTTTCTAGAGAAGCTGGAGGAAGCTGCTGTTCAgctggacaaaatgaaaaaaggatcAAAGATCTCCAGTGTGACAGGCAGCTCAGTGGGGGCAGTTGCAGGTGTGCTGTCCATTGTTGGGTTGGCATTAATACCTGTCACAGCAGGAGTGTCTTCAGCTTTGATTATTTCTGGTCTGGCGTTGGGAGTCACCAGTGGAGTCAACAGTATTGTCACCACCGCCACAGAAGGTGCAGTTAAttataaacaacaaaataaagctgATGATGTCTATCAGAGCTTCATGGAAGATGTGAAGTGTCTCCAAGATTGTCTCGAGGAGGCAACTACGCAACCAATCCCAAGTCTAGAAGCAAGTACATTAGATGGGGCCTTACCAGCAGTCAAGATTGTTTTAAACGTTCCTAGTATTGGAAAGGCTGTTGATTCTATTGTTGACGCTGCCTCTGCTGTTAAGCTGGTGGCCTTAGACAGAGCTCTCTTCATCGGTGCGAATGCTCTCTTCATTGGCATGGATATATTCTTCATATGTAAAGACAGTGTCAGTCTGAGCAAAGGCGCCAAGTCTGAAGTCTCACAATTCATCAGAGCCAGAGCTGAACTTTGGAGCTCTGAGATGGAGTCATGGAAGAAGATCCGCGATTGTCTGGACAAAGGTCTTCAAACATCAGAGGAAAAGCGTGCTGTCCTGGAGAAACCATTTTATCATTTAGGAAATTCACTGAATCTGGTCACACCCAAACTAAAATCAAAGAGAGTTGGTAAAGATCATTGA
- the LOC125020240 gene encoding uncharacterized protein LOC125020240 — translation MMSPSRTELEEALCRYMTHALIYINIVRGFCEGFSIWKDWRDEEVNIIKGIKDRADELKFSHVRESEDKGKAFQKYMKSNLRHVFADRCEELRQELGGVLKNTLKGLEKLDGFLDAVERLAVTSPHIFMENQVLRLPEDFRHVQVVITAARRVCPRLLEFKRDAKDFFTPKLQNVEVLIYQLDKYVQTTQEICEELEKRCLKVFGLKLTNKPVIDMNVDLSEEEIQRMLHHINHLREIREDQNFRTVFLFQDVSCSDFIHEFNERQPRMLQFLEKLEEAAVQLDKIKKGSKISSVTGSSVGAVAGVLSIVGFALIPVTAGVSSALIISGLALGVTSGVNSIVTTATEGAVNYKQQNKADDVYQSFMEDVKCLQDCLEEATTQPIPSLEASTLDGALPAVKIVLNVPSIGKAVDSIVDAASAVKLVALDRALFIGANALFLGMDIFFICKDSVSLTKGAKSEVSQFIRARAELWSSEMDSWKKIHDCLNKGLQTSEEKCAVLEKPFYHLGNSLNLVTPKLKSKRVGKDH, via the exons GACTGAACTAGAGGAAGCCTTGTGTCGCTACATGACGCACGCCCTCATCTACATCAACATAGTGAGAGGATTCTGTGAGGGGTTCTCTATATGGAAGGACTGGAGGGACGAGGAGGTCAACATCATAAAGGGCATCAAAGACAGGGCTGACGAACTGAAATTCAGTCATGTTAGAGAGTCAGAAGACAAAGGCAAGGCCTTTCAGAAATATATGAAGAGCAACTTGAGGCATGTGTTTGCAGACAGGTGTGAAGAGTTGAGACAGGAGCTGGGTGGAGTGTTGAAGAACACCCTGAAAGGTCTGGAGAAGCTTGATGGCTTCCTGGATGCAGTGGAGAGGCTGGCTGTCACCTCACCACACATCTTCATGGAGAACCAGGTGTTACGCCTCCCTGAAGACTTCAGACATGTTCAGGTTGTCATCACTGCTGCGAGACGAGTCTGCCCTCGTCTGCTAGAGTTTAAAAGAGATGCCAAAGACTTCTTCACTCCCAAACTTCAGAATGTTGAAGTGTTGATATATCAGCTGGACAAATACGTGCAGACCACCCAGGAGATCTGTGAGGAGTTGGAGAAAAG ATGCTTGAAGGTATTTGGCCTGAAGCTGACCAACAAACCTGTGATAGACATGAATGTGGATTTGTCTGAAGAAGAGATTCAGAGGATGCTGCATCACATTAACCATCTTCGTGAAATCAG AGAAGACCAGAACTTCCGCACAGTCTTCTTGTTCCAGGACGTGTCTTGTTCTGATTTCATCCATGAGTTCAACGAGCGACAGCCCAGGATGCTGCAGTTTCTAGAGAAGCTGGAGGAAGCTGCTGTTCAgctggacaaaataaaaaaagggtcAAAGATCTCCAGTGTGACAGGCAGCTCAGTGGGGGCAGTTGCAGGTGTGCTGTCCATTGTTGGGTTTGCATTAATACCTGTCACAGCAGGAGTGTCTTCAGCTTTGATTATTTCTGGTCTGGCGTTGGGAGTCACCAGTGGAGTCAACAGTATTGTCACCACCGCCACAGAAGGTGCAGTTAAttataaacaacaaaataaagctgATGATGTCTATCAGAGCTTCATGGAAGATGTGAAGTGTCTCCAAGATTGTCTCGAGGAGGCAACCACGCAACCAATCCCAAGTCTAGAAGCAAGTACATTAGATGGGGCCTTACCAGCAGTCAAGATTGTTTTAAACGTTCCTAGTATTGGAAAGGCTGTTGATTCTATTGTTGACGCTGCCTCTGCTGTTAAGCTGGTGGCCTTAGACAGAGCTCTCTTCATCGGTGCGAATGCTCTCTTCCTTGGCATGGATATATTCTTCATATGTAAAGACAGTGTCAGTCTGACCAAAGGCGCCAAGTCTGAAGTCTCACAATTCATCAGAGCCAGAGCTGAACTTTGGAGCTCTGAGATGGACTCATGGAAGAAGATCCATGATTGTCTGAACAAAGGTCTGCAAACATCAGAGGAAAAGTGTGCTGTCCTGGAGAAACCATTTTATCATTTAGGAAATTCACTGAATCTGGTCACACCCAAACTAAAATCAAAGAGAGTTGGTAAAGATCATTGA